Proteins encoded in a region of the Chryseobacterium piperi genome:
- a CDS encoding YkgJ family cysteine cluster protein, which yields MNVDLYKKQALQKQKEHKKFLDGLKKKPPRNLDYIVQETHEEVFEKIDCLQCANCCKTTGPLYTEKDIERISKHLRMKPVDFESKFLRVDEDQDKVLQNLPCFFLNDDNTCSIYEVRPKACREYPHTDRKKIYQINNLMIKNTVICPAAYEFVEKMMKNLEK from the coding sequence ATGAATGTAGATTTGTACAAAAAGCAGGCTTTACAAAAGCAAAAAGAACATAAAAAGTTTCTGGACGGATTAAAGAAAAAGCCGCCCAGAAATCTGGATTATATTGTTCAAGAGACACATGAGGAAGTGTTTGAAAAAATAGACTGCCTGCAATGTGCCAATTGCTGCAAAACAACCGGTCCTTTATATACGGAAAAAGATATAGAACGTATCTCTAAGCATCTTCGGATGAAACCTGTTGATTTTGAATCTAAATTCCTGAGGGTGGATGAAGACCAGGATAAAGTGCTTCAGAATCTTCCATGCTTTTTTCTCAATGATGATAATACGTGTTCTATTTATGAAGTGAGGCCGAAAGCATGCCGGGAGTATCCTCATACTGATCGTAAGAAGATTTATCAGATAAATAACCTTATGATAAAAAATACCGTTATTTGTCCTGCTGCATATGAATTTGTAGAAAAAATGATGAAGAATTTAGAAAAATAA
- a CDS encoding IS5 family transposase, with protein sequence MYPTDLTQTQWQFIKKALDFDDRKRKYDLVVIWNAISYLVKTGCQWRLLPHDFPKWQLVYYYYSKWSNLEIFDLLLSKLREEVRRNRGQKAQASLGIIDSQSVRWGNNRSLNGFDGGKKIKGIKRHVVVDKNGFLLAVMVSVANVHESKAALLLIKTLRYLLIPLQVILADGGYRGEIIEEIRIKFNYIIQIVMRSDKKVKGFEPIHKRWIIERTFAWFDNDRRLCRNYELLMESSENMVKLSAIKLLLNKI encoded by the coding sequence ATGTATCCAACGGACTTAACCCAAACTCAGTGGCAATTTATAAAAAAAGCATTAGATTTTGATGACAGAAAACGAAAATATGATTTGGTTGTCATTTGGAATGCTATCAGTTATTTAGTAAAAACAGGCTGTCAATGGAGACTTTTACCTCATGATTTTCCCAAATGGCAATTGGTTTATTACTATTATTCAAAATGGTCAAATCTGGAGATTTTCGATTTATTATTATCAAAATTGAGAGAGGAAGTACGACGAAACAGGGGTCAGAAAGCGCAGGCAAGTTTAGGAATTATTGACAGTCAAAGTGTTCGTTGGGGAAATAACCGTTCACTCAATGGCTTTGACGGAGGTAAAAAAATAAAAGGAATCAAGAGACACGTTGTGGTAGACAAAAATGGTTTTTTGTTAGCCGTAATGGTAAGTGTAGCCAATGTTCATGAGAGTAAGGCTGCATTGTTACTGATCAAAACACTGCGATATTTACTAATTCCGCTTCAGGTAATCCTGGCGGACGGAGGTTATAGAGGAGAGATTATTGAGGAAATAAGAATTAAGTTTAATTATATCATTCAGATCGTAATGCGGAGTGACAAAAAAGTAAAAGGGTTTGAGCCAATTCATAAACGATGGATTATAGAGCGTACATTTGCTTGGTTTGATAACGATAGAAGATTATGCAGAAATTATGAACTCTTAATGGAATCCTCTGAAAACATGGTCAAATTATCCGCCATAAAATTATTACTGAATAAAATTTAA